In the genome of Labrus mixtus chromosome 21, fLabMix1.1, whole genome shotgun sequence, one region contains:
- the wnt3 gene encoding proto-oncogene Wnt-3, translated as MDLYLIGYLMCVWLSSSRVLGGYPIWWSLALGQQYSSLGSQPILCGSIPGLVPKQLRFCRNYIEIMPSVAEGVKLGIQECQHQFRGRRWNCTTIKDNLAIFGPVLDKATRESAFVHAIASAGVAFAVTRSCAEGTSTMCGCDSHHKGPPGEGWKWGGCSEDAEFGVLVSREFADARENRPDARSAMNRHNNEAGRSTILDHMHLRCKCHGLSGSCEVKTCWWAQPDFRMLGDYLKDKYDSASEMVVEKHRESRGWVETLRVKYNFFKHPTERDLVYYEGSPNFCEPNPETGSFGTRDRACNVSSHGIEGCDLLCCGRGHNTRTEKRKEKCHCIFHWCCYVSCQECVRVYDVHTCK; from the exons ATGGATTTGTATCTGATTGGatatttgatgtgtgtgtggttgtccAGCTCACGGGTGCTTGGAGGCTATCCCATCTGGTG GTCCCTAGCCCTTGGACAGCAGTACTCATCACTGGGATCCCAACCCATCCTATGTGGCTCTATTCCTGGGCTTGTCCCCAAGCAGCTGCGTTTCTGCCGTAACTACATAGAGATCATGCCTAGTGTTGCAGAAGGTGTCAAGCTGGGAATCCAGGAATGCCAACACCAGTTCAGGGGCCGTCGATGGAACTGTACGACTATCAAGGACAACCTGGCAATCTTTGGCCCTGTGCTGGATAAAG CAACCAGAGAGTCAGCGTTTGTCCACGCTATAGCCTCCGCGGGCGTAGCATTTGCGGTGACTCGCTCCTGCGCCGAGGGCACGTCCACCATGTGTGGCTGTGATTCTCACCACAAGGGTCCTCCAGGGGAGGGCTGGAAGTGGGGCGGCTGCAGCGAGGATGCTGAGTTCGGGGTGTTGGTGTCCAGGGAGTTTGCAGACGCCAGAGAGAATCGTCCAGATGCTCGTTCTGCAATGAACCGACACAACAACGAGGCAGGACGCTCG ACCATCCTGGACCACATGCACCTGCGCTGTAAATGCCACGGCCTGTCAGGAAGCTGCGAGGTCAAGACCTGTTGGTGGGCGCAGCCAGACTTCCGTATGCTGGGCGACTACCTGAAGGACAAGTACGACAGCGCCTCGGAGATGGTGGTAGAGAAGCACCGCGAGTCCCGAGGCTGGGTTGAGACGCTACGAGTCAAGTACAACTTCTTCAAACACCCCACCGAGCGCGACCTGGTCTACTACGAGGGCTCGCCCAACTTCTGCGAGCCCAACCCCGAGACCGGCTCGTTCGGGACGCGCGACCGAGCCTGCAACGTGTCGTCGCACGGCATCGAGGGCTGCGACCTGCTGTGCTGCGGCCGTGGCCACAACACCCGGACTGAGAAACGCAAGGAGAAATGTCACTGCATCTTCCACTGGTGCTGCTACGTCAGCTGTCAGGAGTGTGTGCGCGTGTACGACGTGCACACATGCAAGTGA